The following are from one region of the Anabas testudineus chromosome 2, fAnaTes1.2, whole genome shotgun sequence genome:
- the arl4ca gene encoding ADP-ribosylation factor-like 4Ca, with protein MGNSFSNLAAFQSLHIVMLGLDSAGKTTVLYRLKFNEFVNTVPTIGFNTERIRLGGAGASRGISCHFWDVGGQEKLRPLWKPYSRCTDGIVYVVDSVDAERLEEARTELHKITRFAENLGTPLLVIANKQDLPRALDVGEIERQLALAELSPSTPYHVQPACAIIGEGLDEGMDKLYEMIVKRRKSLKQKKKRQ; from the coding sequence ATGGGGAACAGCTTCTCCAACCTGGCCGCCTTCCAGTCTTTGCACATAGTCATGCTCGGCTTGGACTCAGCGGGGAAAACCACCGTGCTGTACCGGCTGAAATTCAACGAGTTCGTAAACACTGTGCCCACCATCGGCTTCAACACGGAGAGGATCCGACTGGGCGGCGCAGGGGCCTCCAGGGGCATCAGCTGCCACTTCTGGGATGTCGGGGGCCAGGAGAAGCTGCGGCCCCTGTGGAAGCCTTACAGCCGCTGCACGGACGGCATCGTGTACGTGGTGGACTCTGTAGACGCCGAGAGACTGGAGGAGGCCCGGACTGAGCTGCACAAGATCACCCGTTTTGCGGAGAACCTGGGGACCCCTCTGCTGGTCATCGCCAACAAGCAGGACCTGCCCCGGGCGCTGGATGTCGGGGAGATCGAGAGGCAGCTGGCCCTGGCCGAGCTGAGTCCCTCCACCCCGTACCACGTCCAGCCGGCCTGCGCCATCATAGGAGAGGGGCTGGATGAGGGTATGGACAAGCTGTATGAGATGAtagtgaagaggaggaagtcgctgaagcagaagaaaaagagacaatga
- the sh3bp4a gene encoding SH3 domain-binding protein 4-A, giving the protein MAAHRIIRVTNNNHILPRCKSEGTLIDLSEGVTGASLNDVKVPSPSALRLGTSSSYGAAQEVVAIKDYCPNSFTTLRFSKGDRLYVLDTSGGEWWYAHNNTEMGYIPAAYVQPVSFRNSSLSDSGMIDSLGEGYEDGSKEFGGLGEWTGMSLKPSPIYNNSPFSVNPFICPLYQNCKDACVRNSADLILFDALASPSSCSNTSAVMTNGFSSCHLNNTKPTSPSQEVVPNLHRDNPFFRSKRSASLSELSVLQAQSNPTLPSSGFFTGLKAPSPEQFQSREDFRTAWLNHRKLARSCHDLDSLGQSPGWGQTQPVETNIVCRLDSNGGVVQLPDTHISVHIPEGHISHGDHQQISLKALLDPPLELNSDHCSAVSPVVEIKLSNMEIKSFITLEIKVSVTVKTDSCHTAEVLCVRSDCKEGPYTPIPNTYLYKDTVQVHLDSLEPCMYVAVVVQSQYISHNMNVWDHMQRKVTLGVYGPKHIHPSFKTVVAMFGHDCAPKTLLVSEVGRQATSTPPVALQLWGKHQFVLGYPQDLQVGLYSNMSSYQVKASEGIGVIQGFQIKLGKVSRLLYMITSHNPNSISDFTLRVQVKDALDCILTQFCVQTPQPPPKTGARITGQRRFLKKKEVDKIVLSPLAVTSKYPKFQDRCITNLKFGKLIKTVIRQHKSTYLLEYKKGDVIALLSEEKIRLRGQLRTKEWYIGYYQGKMGLVHAKNVLVLGKVKPIYWCGPDLTTTMLLEQILKPCKFLTYIYATVRTVLMENVGNWRAFADALGYGNLPLNYFCRTDLDNEAEKVASVLEKLKEECTNMENKERKSFQRELMMALLKMDCQGLVARLVLDFVLLTTAVEVASRWRELAEKLARVSRQQMEAYEAPHRDKNGLLDNESMWKPAYDFLLTWAAHVGDSYRDVIQELHLGLDKMRNPITKRWKHLTGTLILVNCLDTLRSAAFCPTGYGDFAV; this is encoded by the exons ATGGCTGCCCATCGAATCATCAGAGTGACAAACAACAATCATATCCTCCCTCGTTGCAAGTCTGAGGGGACACTCATCGATCTCAGTGAAGGAGTCACTGGAGCCAGTCTCAACGATGTCAAAG tGCCTTCTCCCAGTGCCTTAAGATTGGGCACGTCCTCTTCTTATGGAGCTGCACAGGAAGTGGTTGCCATAAAGGATTATTGCCCTAACAGCTTCACCACACTGAGATTCTCTAAGGGCGATCGCCTCTATGTCCTGGACACATCAGGTGGAGAATGGTGGTACGCccacaacaacacagagatgGGATACATCCCAGCTGCCTATGTTCAGCCAGTCAGCTTCAGGAACTCTTCGCTTAGTGACAGTGGGATGATTGACAGTCTCGGGGAGGGATACGAGGATGGATCAAAGGAATTTGGCGGTTTGGGGGAGTGGACAGGGATGTCCCTTAAACCCTCACCAATTTACAATAACAGCCCTTTCTCTGTAAACCCCTTTATCTGTCCATTGTATCAAAACTGCAAAGATGCTTGTGTAAGGAATTCAGCTGATCTTATTCTTTTTGATGCTCTTGCATCCCCATCTTCTTGCTCTAACACTAGTGCAGTCATGACCAATGGGTTCAGCAGCTGCCACCTTAACAATACAAAACCCACCAGCCCCAGCCAAGAGGTTGTACCAAACCTTCACAGGGATAATCCATTTTTCAGGAGTAAACGTTCTGCTAGCCTTTCAGAACTGTCTGTCCTGCAGGCGCAGTCGAATCCAACCTTACCATCTTCAGGATTCTTCACCGGCCTTAAGGCTCCTTCTCCAGAGCAGTTTCAGAGCAGGGAGGACTTTAGGACTGCTTGGTTAAACCACAGAAAATTAGCCAGGTCTTGCCACGATCTTGATTCTCTGGGACAGAGCCCAGGTTGGGGGCAGACTCAGCCAGTGGAAACCAATATTGTGTGCAGGTTGGACAGTAATGGAGGGGTTGTTCAGCTCCCAGACACCCACATCAGTGTGCACATCCCTGAAGGCCACATTAGCCATGGAGACCACCAGCAGATCTCCTTGAAAGCCTTACTAGACCCTCCTCTGGAGCTCAACAGTGACCACTGCTCGGCTGTTAGCCCCGTGGTGGAGATAAAGCTTAGCAACATGGAGATTAAGTCCTTTATCACACTGGAGATAAAGGTATCAGTAACTGTCAAGACTGACAGTTGTCACACTGCAGAGGTGCTTTGTGTCCGGAGTGATTGCAAAGAAGGGCCTTACACACCAATCCCTAATACTTATCTTTACAAAGATACAGTCCAGGTACATTTAGATAGTCTAGAGCCTTGTATGTATGTAGCTGTTGTGGTTCAGTCCCAGTATATCAGCCACAATATGAATGTTTGGGACCATATGCAGAGAAAAGTAACTCTGGGTGTGTATGGACCCAAGCACATCCATCCTTCCTTTAAGACAGTTGTGGCTATGTTTGGGCATGACTGTGCCCCAAAAACCTTGCTGGTAAGTGAGGTGGGTCGGCAGGCTACATCAACTCCACCAGTGGCCCTCCAGTTGTGGGGGAAGCACCAGTTTGTGCTGGGGTACCCTCAGGACCTCCAGGTTGGATTGTACTCAAACATGTCCAGTTACCAAGTGAAGGCAAGTGAGGGCATCGGGGTGATCCAGGGATTTCAGATAAAACTGGGAAAGGTTAGTAGGCTCCTGTATATGATCACATCGCACAACCCAAATAGCATTTCAGACTTCACTCTCAGGGTCCAAGTCAAGGACGCCCTTGACTGCATCCTTACCCAGTTCTGCGTTCAAACTCCACAACCGCCACCAAAGACGGGAGCCAGGATAACAGGCCAGCGGCGgtttctgaaaaagaaagaggtggATAAGATTGTTCTCTCTCCGCTGGCTGTCACCTCCAAATACCCAAAGTTTCAGGACCGGTGCATTACGAACCTGAAATTTGGCAAGTTGATCAAAACGGTGATCAGGCAGCACAAGAGCACCTATCTGTTGGAGTACAAAAAGGGGGATGTTATTGCTTTGCTCAGTGAGGAGAAAATCAGACTGCGAGGGCAGCTGCGAACTAAAGAGTGGTACATTGGATACTATCAGGGGAAGATGGGGCTTGTACATGCCAAAAATGTTTTGGTTCTGGGTAAGGTTAAGCCCATTTACTGGTGTGGACCTGACCTGACAACCACCATGCTGCTGGAGCAGATCCTCAAGCCTTGCAAATTTCTTACGTACATCTACGCAACCGTGAGGACAGTTTTGATGGAGAATGTGGGAAATTGGAGAGCATTTGCGGACGCCCTGGGGTACGGGAATTTGCCATTGAACTATTTTTGCCGAACTGACCTGGACAATGAGGCAGAGAAGGTGGCATCAGTTCTTGAAAAACTCAAAGAGGAGTGTACAAACATGGAGAACAAGGAGAGGAAGTCCTTCCAGAGGGAACTCATGATG GCATTGCTGAAGATGGACTGCCAGGGTCTGGTTGCCAGGTTGGTGCTGGATTTTGTGTTGTTGACCACAGCAGTGGAGGTGGCGTCTCGATGGAGGGAGCTGGCTGAGAAACTGGCTCGAGTGTCCAGGCAGCAGATGGAGGCTTATGAGGCTCCGCATCGCGACAAGAACGGCCTGCTGGACAACGAG TCCATGTGGAAGCCAGCCTACGACTTCCTCCTGACGTGGGCCGCCCATGTTGGGGACAGCTACCGTGATGTGATCCAGGAGCTCCACCTCGGTCTGGACAAGATGAGGAACCCCATCACCAAAAGGTGGAAACACCTGACCGGCACGCTGATCCTCGTCAACTGCCTCGACACCCTCCGCAGCGCCGCCTTCTGTCCCACTGGATATGGGGACTTTGCAGTCTGA